The genomic window TAAAAATCATGTTCTTATGCTCTCATACTTCACTAAACTTGCTACAACTCAGCTGGTGAAACTGCCCGTCAGCGTTAGGATCTGACACTCAATCACAGACACAAATACTGAATGTGTGACTGAGAACCCGTGCTTCCATTTGATCATTGCCGTGCCACTTTAAATGTTGTCACCCTGAACATTTATTTGCTAATCTACACAGTGAAGACATATATCTGTGTTATTTAGACCTGAGCACAAGAATTAACCTACCCTGCAGTATTAGTAACATAAATATATGGAATGTTGCCTATTTGATAATTAATATGCTTCCTCAGATTAGAATGGTGTCAGGAATGTCTAAGGCAAATATCAAGGCAATGGATAGCATATGCTTTATCCTATATCTTACAACCAATGTAAGAGCTAATATACATCAATTACTAAATTCCAGGCACTGAGTAAATTCTTGTCTTGCTGTATGAACATATCTATGGTTTGTAGTAGTAGGGAGTTATTCCCTTTAAAGGTTctaaaaaatgtataaacaatCATTTGTTTCTTCAAATTCAGATCTATCCTGTTattttgtgttgctttaattCCAGGTTAGGACCCCTACATCTCTACTTAAgtatgttataaaaataagttcATATTTTTAGAGAATAGACTTTCAGAAAactagtttttttcttctttggaataTATTTTAGTGCCATTAATAGTGCAAAATAACTGTAGAACACTGTGGACCCAGAAACCGGACATGGAAATTTCAAGACAAAATTCTCTGTACTGAGAAAGGCAAAGGAAGAGTTGGGTTTGATTTGTCTGTCTGGGATGTGCTGGGCATTGTGGGTAGACTTTGATTACTCATTATGCCTGAGAGACAGTGGGTTGCTGTGCTTGTTCTTTACATTGTGAGCAGAATGCAGACTCAACAGCGCAGACCTCTGCAGATGTCctgcccccttttttttctgatgctgCTTCTGTAGCCTCCGGCTATGCTAGGATAGAGACATTTAAGGTACATTCCAAACACAGAGACTAGTTCTATTACAGACATTTCAGTGGCTAATATCTTAGTATCCACTTAGCAACAGCAGCCTTTCAGGAAATCTGAGAAAACTTCCTGGATTCCAGTCCAGATTTAAAGATATGCTTTTCCCCCCTATCTGACACATGGGGACAAATTTTAATTGCTTGGAGGCCATAGAAACTAGCATTTCCTTTTGTAATAGGGTGctcaataataacaataatgattacTGCTTATATTAATGGAATATTCCTAATTTATCATCTTAGCACATtgtataaaattaacattttccaTAATCTTGTCAACATTCTGAGCTTTATGCATTGCTATATCATTATGGAGTATGAAATCTGAATTATAAATTGGTTAATCAACTACTTAGCATCATATTCCATGTCAAGTGAAATGTGGCAATAGACTATGAAGTTACATAGAATGctgcaaacattttaaagtatttcttatgttaatgctattgtttgttttctaagccCTCCACTTTCCTTTTATATATCCACTTCCCCCAGAGCACTGACACTATTATTGGGTATAAAATGTGCTTATCCTGTCAGCCATTATGTTGGGAGCCAACAGCTCCAGCCTGACCCCAGACTTCTTTATCCTGAATGGTGTTCCTGGGCTGGAAGATGCACATGTCTGGATCTCTCTGCCATTCTGCTTCATGTACATGATTGCTGTTGTGGGGAATTGTGGGCTTATCTACCTCATTGGCCATGAGGAGGCTCTGCACCGGCCCATGTACTACTTCCTGGCCTTACTCTCCTTCACTGATGTCACCCTGTGCACTACTACTGTGCCCAATATGCTGTGCATATTCTGGTTCAACTTCAAAGAGATTGGATTTAATTCTTGCCTGGTTCAGATGTTCTTTGTCCACATGTTGACTGGAATGGAATCTGGGGTGCTCATGCTCATGGCCCTGGACCGGTATGTAGCCATTTGCTATCCTCTGCGTTATACCACCATCCTTACCAATCCTGTGATTGCCAAAGCTGGTCTTGCTACTTTCTTGAGGAGTGTGATGCTCATCTTTCCATTCACTGTCCTCACCAAGCGCTTGCCCTATTGCCGAGGCACCCTTATCTCCCACACTTACTGTGACCACATGTCTGTGGCCAAGGTATCCTGTGGCAATGCCAAGGTCAATGCAATCTATGGCCTTATGGTTGCTCTCCTGATTGGCATGTTTGACATTTGCTGTATCTCTGTGTCTTACACTATGATCCTGCGAGCAGTGGTGAGTCTGTCCTCTGCAGATGCTCGTCACaaagccttcagcacctgcaCATCTCACATCTGTGCGATTGTGATCACTTATGTGCCTGCCTTTTTTACTTTCTTCACTCACCGTTTTGGGGGACGCACTATTCCCCACCACATCCACATCATAGTGGCCAACCTCTACCTGCTACTGCCCCCTACAATGAACCCAATTGTTTATGGAGTCAAGACCAAGCAGATTCGGGAAAGTGTAATCAAATTTTTACTCGGAGACAAAATGGGTACTACCTAAAACAAATGCATCTTAAGACTAGTTATACCTGCTTGTGATGAGGAAGATAGTGGAAAAAAGTCATAAAAGATGAGTGAAATAGTATTAAGTCATCCGATATGTAAATGTTCTGAAGCCTTTGAAATTGTacattattaaatattctttgtaaGGAAAGTTCTGCCAAAATACAGAATGTAGAAATTAACACACAATGTACTCATTActgatattttttatgtttacaaAATTCCATATAAATAGAAatgatatatagaaatataatgaAATGATGGATGTAGGCTAAATATCAGTCCGTATTTTGTATGTAAAAGATAAGCTTGCAGTAATTTGGAAAAATCTTGACCTCTCCACTAAGGGCAAGCTCTAGTTAGATCAAGTACATTGCTGATTAGAAAACATGGGATCGATGCTGAAGTGTATATAAGATAAACTATATTTTGTGGAGTAACTCAATTctaattatttgttaattttttaaatacccTCTAGTTTTCTTGAATGACCaagaaaattcttctctgaaCATTCATTATTTAAGCTTCATGGAAAATGTATATATGAGATTTAGTTATGTTATTAAGGAGGTAAAATCATCAAATTGCTATGGTATTtgatgttatttcattttttcattcatttttgagacacTAAGTACTATTAACTAACACTATCAGCTGTAAACTGGATCTAATTTGAGGGATGCAGAGCTGAATGTCAGACAATCCCCAATTTCAGGACATTGAGTACAGCCAAGGAAACATGAGATGAAACATGTATGAAAAAAGAAGAGATCGTTAAAAATGGATGCAACCTTGAAGGACAGTTTAGTGGACAGTTAttagaaagaatatttcattGGTTTTGGATTTGGTTAGCCGGAGGGTTaaaatctttgatttttaagGATTAGTCATTGTCATCTTAATGAATTCCTCCTTGCCTATAAATGCCAGCTTCTATACTTTTTTCAAATATGACAAAAGTTCACCAATAAAATTTATCTGGATAACTGAATATGCTATGAGgtgggattcccttctatatgctgtgaatatgctttttaccattggttaataaagaatctgctttgggcctatggcaggagaaaatatagccaggtgggaaatctgaacagaaatatagagagagagtaggcagcgtcagagagaagccatgtagctaccaaaggagacagactccagagaaccttactggtaaaccatgagccttgtggcaatacacagattagtagataTGGATTAGTTCAAGATGCTAAGAGTTAGCTAGAAGAGAGAGCTTGGTAAGCTAGGGTGTGCGGCCTCCTTCCTCTGGGCCCCCACGGCCTCTGGCCTGTGCCGGGTGAGCCAGGGAGCCAGGAGCAGCCTTGGACTCCGTCCTGTGGACCCCAGGAGCCTGTAACCTCACAGCAGCTGCAGTGATCCTTCCCCTGTCAACAACAGGCCTCGATGGCCAGGACTTCTGCGCATGGCCTCCTTCATCCACCCGCCCCCTGCTCTCCAGGGTTGGGCCCATGGAGAAGCCCCAGCCAGGCCTTCGAGGACATTTCCAAGTGTCGGCAATCAATCatggaaaggcagaaagaatggcGGCTACCTGAAGGCCAAGACTGGCCTTGTATATAATAAGGAAAGGCTGCTCCTAACCTTTACCCCGACCCTTTTAGAAAGACTTTGGCTTAATCTGGACATATAGCTGTAGAGATTGCCAAAGCAGTGTAGAGGTAGGAAATCACATGTGCGTACCCAGtcatctttaaaaacattgtaGACATGTCTCCTAGAGGTGACTTTGAAATGGAATTGTTTAGGCCACCTCTAGAAAGACTCCAGGAGCGACAATCGTCCTTGTTTATTCAATAGGTTAGAggacccaggaggaggaagaggtccAGAGCCAGACTGGTCCTGTGAAGAAGACgtctttgtgtgagtgtgtctctgtgtgtgttctgttgtATTGTGTacacattttgttcatttctccCCCCCCTccgtttatgtgtgtgtgtcagtgtgtcaaTACCGAGTGTTTTTTTGGAAGTATCTTTCT from Microtus ochrogaster isolate Prairie Vole_2 unplaced genomic scaffold, MicOch1.0 UNK73, whole genome shotgun sequence includes these protein-coding regions:
- the LOC101980032 gene encoding olfactory receptor 52N2, yielding MLGANSSSLTPDFFILNGVPGLEDAHVWISLPFCFMYMIAVVGNCGLIYLIGHEEALHRPMYYFLALLSFTDVTLCTTTVPNMLCIFWFNFKEIGFNSCLVQMFFVHMLTGMESGVLMLMALDRYVAICYPLRYTTILTNPVIAKAGLATFLRSVMLIFPFTVLTKRLPYCRGTLISHTYCDHMSVAKVSCGNAKVNAIYGLMVALLIGMFDICCISVSYTMILRAVVSLSSADARHKAFSTCTSHICAIVITYVPAFFTFFTHRFGGRTIPHHIHIIVANLYLLLPPTMNPIVYGVKTKQIRESVIKFLLGDKMGTT